The following are from one region of the Magallana gigas chromosome 4, xbMagGiga1.1, whole genome shotgun sequence genome:
- the LOC105322367 gene encoding uncharacterized protein isoform X1, whose translation METVKTGTMLSSCFLVFLSVSPVIGYVCEKTAQICETSLDIEHYLTMSSHDSLAVYPKKGKLYKYDVTNTSNADPVPEENIITGDGWEMRRLLVVANQSLPGPDIIVYEGQTVIIHVKNHLHSDTVTIHWHGLHQSGTPFMDGVPFVSQCPIESGQTYTYKFKAYPPGTFWYHSHVGSQRVDGLLGAFVVRKNEPDPLPEHILQIQDWNHDWDGNMGYQLMVYGIIENRTKYIPSQSLDGSFYSLFKAQSGLINGRGRFYFDLERGIHNEAPLEVFNVKQNTSYRFRVINVGALFPFRVSVDNHMLSVIESDGYPIRPTLAESFVINPGERFDFVINANQSVGNYWIRGKTLEVTPRNTIAEAILRYEGASDAEPTTARKACTEQDKCVVINCPFTYFPKNEFTECIRFDHLRSSASNDPAPTVVDGKFKEYFLNFAFPGVTSFPSSVNGIALEFPTVSGVSQPQQVTNACKNFHCDEQKQCKCTNALSLDHGDTVQMVFLNMGVGRGWAHPVHMHGHSFYVLKMGYAEYNETTGKFLAQNSDIDCRGGVPLEKSFCNTATWANQTWLNGNVPDLELQNPPRKDTLIIPSGGYAVIRIRADNPGLWIMHCHIELHAADGMAMLLNESFDNLPKTPKHFPTCGDFKIEGEEDVYVASEVDIEETISMQRFYVIVGVMAAVIFLQLLVIIGMHFSSKRSSSSKADTTGKTNPSFNNY comes from the exons atggaAACTGTCAAG ACTGGCACCATGCTGTCTTCGTGTTTCCTAGTTTTCCTGTCGGTATCTCCCGTGATTGGCTATGTCTGCGAGAAGACAGCACAAATTTGCGAAACTTCTCTCGACATCGAGCACTACCTTACAATGTCAAGCCATGACTCCCTTGCAGTGTATCCCAAAAAAGGCAAGCTCTACAAGTACGACGTGACCAACACATCAAATGCAGATCCTGTTCCTGAAGAGAACATCATTACAGGGGATGGTTGGGAGATGAGGCGACTTCTGGTTGTCGCCAATCAAAGTCTTCCCGGACCAGACATCATCGTTTACGAGGGACAGACAGTGATCATTCACGTGAAAAACCACTTACATTCCGATACAGTGACGATCCACTGGCATGGTCTTCACCAGTCGGGAACTCCCTTTATGGACGGAGTCCCCTTTGTATCGCAGTGTCCCATCGAATCGGGACAAACGTATACATACAAATTTAAGGCGTACCCTCCTGGTACATTTTGGTATCATTCCCACGTAGGCTCCCAACGAGTTGACGGACTACTAGGAGCTTTTGTCGTACGTAAAAACGAACCCGATCCTCTTCCAGAACACATTTTGCAAATCCAAGACTGGAATCACGACTGGGATGGAAACATGGGATATCAATTAATGGTTTACGGGATCATAGAAAATAGAACAAAATACATTCCATCCCAATCCTTAGACGGTAGCTTCTATAGTCTTTTCAAAGCCCAATCCGGCCTCATCAACGGGAGGGGGCGCTTTTATTTCGATCTAGAGAGGGGGATTCATAACGAGGCTCCTTTAGAAGTTTTTAACGTAAAACAAAATACCTCTTATCGATTCCGTGTCATCAATGTAGGTGCTCTTTTTCCATTTCGAGTTTCAGTAGACAATCACATGTTAAGTGTTATCGAATCGGATGGATACCCCATTCGACCAACTCTAGCTGAATCATTCGTAATAAACCCAGGAGAGAGATTCGATTTTGTTATTAATGCAAATCAATCTGTTGGAAACTATTGGATTCGCGGGAAAACATTAGAGGTGACTCCCAGAAATACGATAGCAGAGGCAATCTTACGATACGAGGGTGCATCTGATGCCGAACCCACAACTGCTCGAAAAGCGTGCACTGAACAAGATAAATGTGTTGTCATTAATTGTCCATTTACTTATTTCCCAAAGAACGAGTTTACAGAGTGTATTCGATTTGATCACCTTCGTTCGTCAGCATCCAACGATCCTGCACCAACAGTGGTTGAtggaaaatttaaagaatatttccTTAATTTTGCATTTCCAGGTGTAACTAGCTTTCCAAGCTCAGTCAACGGTATAGCACTAGAATTCCCCACGGTATCTGGAGTATCACAACCACAACAGGTTACGAATGCTTGCAAAAATTTTCACTGTGATGAACAGAAGCAGTGTAAATGTACGAACGCCCTTTCTCTTGATCACGGCGACACAGTTCAAATGGTGTTTCTAAATATGGGCGTTGGGCGTGGATGGGCTCATCCGGTCCATATGCATGGTCATTCATTCTATGTTCTTAAAATGGGGTATGCAGAATACAACGAAACCACAGGAAAGTTCCTAGCTCAAAATTCAGACATTGATTGCAGGGGTGGAGTTCCTCTTGAAAAATCGTTTTGCAATACTGCAACATGGGCAAACCAGACCTGGCTGAATGGAAATGTCCCTGATTTGGAACTACAAAACCCGCCGCGAAAAGATACACTTATAATTCCTAGCGGTGGTTATGCTGTGATAAGAATCAGGGCAGATAACCCTGGGCTGTGGATTATGCACTGCCATATTGAGCTTCATGCAGCTGATGGAATGGCCATGCTTCTTAACGAGTCTTTTGATAATCTTCCTAAAACCCCTAAACATTTTCCGACTTGTGGTGACTTTAAAATTGAAGGAGAAGAAGACGTATATGTGGCTTCTGAAGTAGATATTGAAG agacAATTTCAATGCAACGATTCTACGTCATCGTCGGTGTTATGGCGGCTGTCATCTTCTTACAGTTACTGGTAATCATCGGTATGCACTTTTCTTCCAAAAGATCATCTTCATCCAAGGCAGATACTACGGGAAAAACGAATCcatcatttaataattattag
- the LOC105322367 gene encoding uncharacterized protein isoform X2: MYKTGTMLSSCFLVFLSVSPVIGYVCEKTAQICETSLDIEHYLTMSSHDSLAVYPKKGKLYKYDVTNTSNADPVPEENIITGDGWEMRRLLVVANQSLPGPDIIVYEGQTVIIHVKNHLHSDTVTIHWHGLHQSGTPFMDGVPFVSQCPIESGQTYTYKFKAYPPGTFWYHSHVGSQRVDGLLGAFVVRKNEPDPLPEHILQIQDWNHDWDGNMGYQLMVYGIIENRTKYIPSQSLDGSFYSLFKAQSGLINGRGRFYFDLERGIHNEAPLEVFNVKQNTSYRFRVINVGALFPFRVSVDNHMLSVIESDGYPIRPTLAESFVINPGERFDFVINANQSVGNYWIRGKTLEVTPRNTIAEAILRYEGASDAEPTTARKACTEQDKCVVINCPFTYFPKNEFTECIRFDHLRSSASNDPAPTVVDGKFKEYFLNFAFPGVTSFPSSVNGIALEFPTVSGVSQPQQVTNACKNFHCDEQKQCKCTNALSLDHGDTVQMVFLNMGVGRGWAHPVHMHGHSFYVLKMGYAEYNETTGKFLAQNSDIDCRGGVPLEKSFCNTATWANQTWLNGNVPDLELQNPPRKDTLIIPSGGYAVIRIRADNPGLWIMHCHIELHAADGMAMLLNESFDNLPKTPKHFPTCGDFKIEGEEDVYVASEVDIEETISMQRFYVIVGVMAAVIFLQLLVIIGMHFSSKRSSSSKADTTGKTNPSFNNY, encoded by the exons ACTGGCACCATGCTGTCTTCGTGTTTCCTAGTTTTCCTGTCGGTATCTCCCGTGATTGGCTATGTCTGCGAGAAGACAGCACAAATTTGCGAAACTTCTCTCGACATCGAGCACTACCTTACAATGTCAAGCCATGACTCCCTTGCAGTGTATCCCAAAAAAGGCAAGCTCTACAAGTACGACGTGACCAACACATCAAATGCAGATCCTGTTCCTGAAGAGAACATCATTACAGGGGATGGTTGGGAGATGAGGCGACTTCTGGTTGTCGCCAATCAAAGTCTTCCCGGACCAGACATCATCGTTTACGAGGGACAGACAGTGATCATTCACGTGAAAAACCACTTACATTCCGATACAGTGACGATCCACTGGCATGGTCTTCACCAGTCGGGAACTCCCTTTATGGACGGAGTCCCCTTTGTATCGCAGTGTCCCATCGAATCGGGACAAACGTATACATACAAATTTAAGGCGTACCCTCCTGGTACATTTTGGTATCATTCCCACGTAGGCTCCCAACGAGTTGACGGACTACTAGGAGCTTTTGTCGTACGTAAAAACGAACCCGATCCTCTTCCAGAACACATTTTGCAAATCCAAGACTGGAATCACGACTGGGATGGAAACATGGGATATCAATTAATGGTTTACGGGATCATAGAAAATAGAACAAAATACATTCCATCCCAATCCTTAGACGGTAGCTTCTATAGTCTTTTCAAAGCCCAATCCGGCCTCATCAACGGGAGGGGGCGCTTTTATTTCGATCTAGAGAGGGGGATTCATAACGAGGCTCCTTTAGAAGTTTTTAACGTAAAACAAAATACCTCTTATCGATTCCGTGTCATCAATGTAGGTGCTCTTTTTCCATTTCGAGTTTCAGTAGACAATCACATGTTAAGTGTTATCGAATCGGATGGATACCCCATTCGACCAACTCTAGCTGAATCATTCGTAATAAACCCAGGAGAGAGATTCGATTTTGTTATTAATGCAAATCAATCTGTTGGAAACTATTGGATTCGCGGGAAAACATTAGAGGTGACTCCCAGAAATACGATAGCAGAGGCAATCTTACGATACGAGGGTGCATCTGATGCCGAACCCACAACTGCTCGAAAAGCGTGCACTGAACAAGATAAATGTGTTGTCATTAATTGTCCATTTACTTATTTCCCAAAGAACGAGTTTACAGAGTGTATTCGATTTGATCACCTTCGTTCGTCAGCATCCAACGATCCTGCACCAACAGTGGTTGAtggaaaatttaaagaatatttccTTAATTTTGCATTTCCAGGTGTAACTAGCTTTCCAAGCTCAGTCAACGGTATAGCACTAGAATTCCCCACGGTATCTGGAGTATCACAACCACAACAGGTTACGAATGCTTGCAAAAATTTTCACTGTGATGAACAGAAGCAGTGTAAATGTACGAACGCCCTTTCTCTTGATCACGGCGACACAGTTCAAATGGTGTTTCTAAATATGGGCGTTGGGCGTGGATGGGCTCATCCGGTCCATATGCATGGTCATTCATTCTATGTTCTTAAAATGGGGTATGCAGAATACAACGAAACCACAGGAAAGTTCCTAGCTCAAAATTCAGACATTGATTGCAGGGGTGGAGTTCCTCTTGAAAAATCGTTTTGCAATACTGCAACATGGGCAAACCAGACCTGGCTGAATGGAAATGTCCCTGATTTGGAACTACAAAACCCGCCGCGAAAAGATACACTTATAATTCCTAGCGGTGGTTATGCTGTGATAAGAATCAGGGCAGATAACCCTGGGCTGTGGATTATGCACTGCCATATTGAGCTTCATGCAGCTGATGGAATGGCCATGCTTCTTAACGAGTCTTTTGATAATCTTCCTAAAACCCCTAAACATTTTCCGACTTGTGGTGACTTTAAAATTGAAGGAGAAGAAGACGTATATGTGGCTTCTGAAGTAGATATTGAAG agacAATTTCAATGCAACGATTCTACGTCATCGTCGGTGTTATGGCGGCTGTCATCTTCTTACAGTTACTGGTAATCATCGGTATGCACTTTTCTTCCAAAAGATCATCTTCATCCAAGGCAGATACTACGGGAAAAACGAATCcatcatttaataattattag
- the LOC105322367 gene encoding uncharacterized protein isoform X3, producing the protein MLSSCFLVFLSVSPVIGYVCEKTAQICETSLDIEHYLTMSSHDSLAVYPKKGKLYKYDVTNTSNADPVPEENIITGDGWEMRRLLVVANQSLPGPDIIVYEGQTVIIHVKNHLHSDTVTIHWHGLHQSGTPFMDGVPFVSQCPIESGQTYTYKFKAYPPGTFWYHSHVGSQRVDGLLGAFVVRKNEPDPLPEHILQIQDWNHDWDGNMGYQLMVYGIIENRTKYIPSQSLDGSFYSLFKAQSGLINGRGRFYFDLERGIHNEAPLEVFNVKQNTSYRFRVINVGALFPFRVSVDNHMLSVIESDGYPIRPTLAESFVINPGERFDFVINANQSVGNYWIRGKTLEVTPRNTIAEAILRYEGASDAEPTTARKACTEQDKCVVINCPFTYFPKNEFTECIRFDHLRSSASNDPAPTVVDGKFKEYFLNFAFPGVTSFPSSVNGIALEFPTVSGVSQPQQVTNACKNFHCDEQKQCKCTNALSLDHGDTVQMVFLNMGVGRGWAHPVHMHGHSFYVLKMGYAEYNETTGKFLAQNSDIDCRGGVPLEKSFCNTATWANQTWLNGNVPDLELQNPPRKDTLIIPSGGYAVIRIRADNPGLWIMHCHIELHAADGMAMLLNESFDNLPKTPKHFPTCGDFKIEGEEDVYVASEVDIEETISMQRFYVIVGVMAAVIFLQLLVIIGMHFSSKRSSSSKADTTGKTNPSFNNY; encoded by the exons ATGCTGTCTTCGTGTTTCCTAGTTTTCCTGTCGGTATCTCCCGTGATTGGCTATGTCTGCGAGAAGACAGCACAAATTTGCGAAACTTCTCTCGACATCGAGCACTACCTTACAATGTCAAGCCATGACTCCCTTGCAGTGTATCCCAAAAAAGGCAAGCTCTACAAGTACGACGTGACCAACACATCAAATGCAGATCCTGTTCCTGAAGAGAACATCATTACAGGGGATGGTTGGGAGATGAGGCGACTTCTGGTTGTCGCCAATCAAAGTCTTCCCGGACCAGACATCATCGTTTACGAGGGACAGACAGTGATCATTCACGTGAAAAACCACTTACATTCCGATACAGTGACGATCCACTGGCATGGTCTTCACCAGTCGGGAACTCCCTTTATGGACGGAGTCCCCTTTGTATCGCAGTGTCCCATCGAATCGGGACAAACGTATACATACAAATTTAAGGCGTACCCTCCTGGTACATTTTGGTATCATTCCCACGTAGGCTCCCAACGAGTTGACGGACTACTAGGAGCTTTTGTCGTACGTAAAAACGAACCCGATCCTCTTCCAGAACACATTTTGCAAATCCAAGACTGGAATCACGACTGGGATGGAAACATGGGATATCAATTAATGGTTTACGGGATCATAGAAAATAGAACAAAATACATTCCATCCCAATCCTTAGACGGTAGCTTCTATAGTCTTTTCAAAGCCCAATCCGGCCTCATCAACGGGAGGGGGCGCTTTTATTTCGATCTAGAGAGGGGGATTCATAACGAGGCTCCTTTAGAAGTTTTTAACGTAAAACAAAATACCTCTTATCGATTCCGTGTCATCAATGTAGGTGCTCTTTTTCCATTTCGAGTTTCAGTAGACAATCACATGTTAAGTGTTATCGAATCGGATGGATACCCCATTCGACCAACTCTAGCTGAATCATTCGTAATAAACCCAGGAGAGAGATTCGATTTTGTTATTAATGCAAATCAATCTGTTGGAAACTATTGGATTCGCGGGAAAACATTAGAGGTGACTCCCAGAAATACGATAGCAGAGGCAATCTTACGATACGAGGGTGCATCTGATGCCGAACCCACAACTGCTCGAAAAGCGTGCACTGAACAAGATAAATGTGTTGTCATTAATTGTCCATTTACTTATTTCCCAAAGAACGAGTTTACAGAGTGTATTCGATTTGATCACCTTCGTTCGTCAGCATCCAACGATCCTGCACCAACAGTGGTTGAtggaaaatttaaagaatatttccTTAATTTTGCATTTCCAGGTGTAACTAGCTTTCCAAGCTCAGTCAACGGTATAGCACTAGAATTCCCCACGGTATCTGGAGTATCACAACCACAACAGGTTACGAATGCTTGCAAAAATTTTCACTGTGATGAACAGAAGCAGTGTAAATGTACGAACGCCCTTTCTCTTGATCACGGCGACACAGTTCAAATGGTGTTTCTAAATATGGGCGTTGGGCGTGGATGGGCTCATCCGGTCCATATGCATGGTCATTCATTCTATGTTCTTAAAATGGGGTATGCAGAATACAACGAAACCACAGGAAAGTTCCTAGCTCAAAATTCAGACATTGATTGCAGGGGTGGAGTTCCTCTTGAAAAATCGTTTTGCAATACTGCAACATGGGCAAACCAGACCTGGCTGAATGGAAATGTCCCTGATTTGGAACTACAAAACCCGCCGCGAAAAGATACACTTATAATTCCTAGCGGTGGTTATGCTGTGATAAGAATCAGGGCAGATAACCCTGGGCTGTGGATTATGCACTGCCATATTGAGCTTCATGCAGCTGATGGAATGGCCATGCTTCTTAACGAGTCTTTTGATAATCTTCCTAAAACCCCTAAACATTTTCCGACTTGTGGTGACTTTAAAATTGAAGGAGAAGAAGACGTATATGTGGCTTCTGAAGTAGATATTGAAG agacAATTTCAATGCAACGATTCTACGTCATCGTCGGTGTTATGGCGGCTGTCATCTTCTTACAGTTACTGGTAATCATCGGTATGCACTTTTCTTCCAAAAGATCATCTTCATCCAAGGCAGATACTACGGGAAAAACGAATCcatcatttaataattattag